The Primulina tabacum isolate GXHZ01 chromosome 7, ASM2559414v2, whole genome shotgun sequence genome includes a window with the following:
- the LOC142550945 gene encoding UPF0496 protein At1g20180-like, whose product MWQRFQNSVIGMKEKKKMKESGRTLNVNDEYLCAVRTKSYADFFLKVQLIVNNPSSSPASILHGGLTEILQPGQETITQVLESALVSTKSSCDLKSILLNYFDTSAQASKFCSQLLEILSEIRADYRFINQVMDSIIHYSSEQLSFIVSELHSCAILKNPFSYMSKQDFNLIHEKHSSVAQHLKSKRKRVARKIKLIKFFNKASGVCATVACGLVAAASMFLVIHTLTALLMGPALLSLPIKPLKKKIVNFRFLKYGSLRRTLGLLDVAAKGAYILNRDFDTMSRLVGRLQDEIEHKKRMIHFCLEKRGDRLSSEVLKELKKNELGFKKQVEELEEHVYLCLVTINRARALVIKEICQDHSES is encoded by the exons ATGTGGCAAAGATTCCAAAACTCAGTGATCGGGATGAAAG aaaagaagaaaatgaaagaatCTGGTAGAACCCTCAATGTCAACGATGAATATCTTTGTGCGGTAAGAACCAAATCCTACGCTGATTTCTTCTTAAAAGTTCAGTTGATCGTAAACAATCCATCTTCATCACCGGCTAGTATCCTCCATGGAGGGCTAACGGAAATCCTTCAACCCGGCCAAGAAACTATTACTCAAGTTCTTGAATCAGCCCTTGTTTCGACCAAATCATCATGTGATCTTAAATCCATTCTGTTAAATTACTTTGATACAAGTGCCCAAGCCTCAAAATTCTGCAGCCAACTTCTCGAAATCTTGAGCGAAATTCGAGCTGATTATAGATTCATCAATCAAGTTATGGATTCAATTATCCACTACTCCTCCGAGCAGTTGAGCTTCATTGTATCCGAGCTGCATTCTTGTGCTATTCTAAAAAACCCCTTCTCCTATATGAGCAAACAAGATTTTAACCTCATTCATGAGAAACATTCTTCTGTTGCACAACATTTGAAGTCTAAGAGGAAAAGGGTAGCAAGAAAAATCAAACTGATTAAATTTTTCAACAAGGCTTCGGGGGTTTGTGCAACAGTAGCCTGTGGCTTAGTCGCTGCAGCATCCATGTTTTTAGTAATACACACTCTCACAGCATTACTAATGGGGCCTGCTCTCTTGAGCTTGCCTATAAAACCGCTGAAGAAAAAGATCGTAAATTTCCGGTTCTTGAAGTATGGATCTTTGAGAAGAACTTTGGGGCTGCTTGACGTAGCAGCAAAGGGTGCATACATCCTGAACCGGGATTTCGACACGATGAGTCGACTCGTCGGTCGACTTCAAGATGAGATCGAACACAAAAAGAGAATGATTCACTTCTGTTTAGAGAAGAGGGGAGACAGGCTTTCTTCAGAAGTGTTGAAGGagcttaaaaaaaatgaattaggaTTCAAGAAACAGGTGGAGGAGCTTGAAGAGCACGTGTACCTCTGCCTTGTTACGATCAATCGGGCTAGAGCATTGGTGATCAAGGAAATTTGTCAAGATCATTCAGAAAGTTGA
- the LOC142551663 gene encoding PH, RCC1 and FYVE domains-containing protein 1-like isoform X1, which yields MEDLADRDIERALIALKKGAQLLKYGRKGNPKIYPFRLSDDGTSLIWISSSGEKRLKLASVSRIISGQRTAVFQRNLHIDKENLAFSIIYNDGKQSLDLICKDKVDAEIWTESLETLISSQQAGRSKIDGWGDEGLYFDENRDLTLNCPTTSSLTSYHPDNSFRSDRSYVAFDETNMQVKGSGSDVLRVSISSIPSTSSHGSAPDDCDASGDVYIWGEVLCDNVVKVGPEKNATAISTRADVLLPKPLECCIVLDVHHIACGVRHAALVTRQGEVFSWGEESGGRLGHGVGKNVSQPRLIESLSFCNVDLVACGEFHSCAVTMSGELYTWGDGTHNAGLLGLGTYICHWIPKRISGPLEGLRVAKVTCGTWHTALITSTGQLFTFGDGTFGALGHGNRENILYPREVESLSGLRTIAVACGVWHTAAVVEVIVTQSSASVASGKLFTWGDGDKNRLGHGDKEPRLSPTCVSGLIDYNLHKIGCGHSLTVALTTTGLVFTMGSTVYGQLGNPQSDGKIPCLVEDNINGEYVEEISCGAYHVAVLTSKNEVFTWGKGANGRLGHGDVEDRKTPTVLEALKDRHVKFIACGANYSAAICLHKWVSGAEQSQCSACRQAFGFTRKRHNCYNCGLVHCHSCSSRKAIRAVLAPNPSKPHRVCDSCFTKLSKLEESGPNSLKNGISRVSGENKDRLDKADLWLTKSSMPSLNFDLIKQLDTKAAKQGKKSDTFSLGGSSQVSLSQLRDAVMSTNFAVHRSVQKSILSPSNVSSRSVSPFSRKASPPRSATPVPTTSGLSFSKSITESLKKTNELLNQEVHRLRAQVENLRNRCEKQELEIQNSARKAQEAMILAAEESAKCKAAKEVIKSLAAQLKDMAERLPPGTYDPESLKLVYLPNGLLYRGANGERISRSGSINGSHSVSYPGNESNLPNSILGYPEFSGNAIETNENHCSATPGLGLATSKETTDRSEESGHYKYGENGLKSTNSETPGNVSHQVEAEWIEQYEPGVYTTLVTLRDGTRDLKRVRFSRRRFGEHQAELWWSENREKVYERYNIRVSSDKSSVSGQAGQRKEGSYSPSSQF from the exons ATGGAAGATCTTGCCGACCGTGACATCGAGCGG GCGTTGATTGCTCTGAAGAAGGGTGCTCAACTTCTGAAGTATGGCCGTAAGGGCAATCCTAAAATTTATCCATTTAGACTTTCTGAT GATGGAACATCTTTAATCTGGATATCTAGTAGTGGTGAAAAACGTTTGAAGTTAGCTTCAGTTTCAAGAATTATTTCTGGACAAAGAACT GCTGTGTTCCAACGAAATTTGCACATCGACAAGGAAAATTTGGCCTTCTCCATCATATATAACGACGGAAAACAGTCCCTTGACCTG ATCTGCAAGGACAAAGTTGATGCAGAAATCTGGACAGAAAGTCTTGAGACATTGATTTCATCTCAACAAGCTGGGCGTTCAAAAATTGATGGATGGGGTGATGAAGGTCTCTATTTTGAT GAAAACAGAGACTTGACATTAAATTGTCCGACTACTAGTTCTCTGACAAGCTATCATCCAGATAATTCATTTCGTTCAGATAGGTCATACGTAGCATTTGATGAAACAAATATGCAAGTGAAAGGATCTGGTTCAGATGTTTTGCGGGTTAGCATATCTAGTATCCCCAGCACTTCCAGTCATGGTTCGGCACCTGATGattgtgatgcttcaggtgatGTATATATATGGGGTGAGGTTTTATGTGATAATGTCGTCAAGGTTGGGCCAGAGAAGAATGCTACCGCCATTAGCACAAGGGCCGATGTTCTTCTCCCGAAACCATTGGAATGTTGCATTGTTCTTGATGTTCATCATATAGCTTGTGGGGTCAGGCACGCTGCTCTGGTCACGAGGCAAGGTGAAGTCTTCAGTTGGGGTGAAGAATCTGGAGGACGGCTTGGTCATGGAGTTGGGAAAAATGTATCTCAACCTCGTCTGATTGAATCCTTATCCTTCTGCAATGTTGACTTAGTTGCATGTGGAGAGTTTCACTCGTGTGCTGTTACAATGTCAGGTGAACTTTACACATGGGGTGATGGTACACACAATGCCGGGCTCTTGGGTCTTGGCACATATATCTGTCACTGGATACCGAAAAGAATTTCAGGCCCGCTGGAGGGACTTCGAGTTGCGAAGGTTACTTGTGGTACATGGCATACAGCGTTGATCACATCTACCGGACAGCTGTTTACATTTGGGGATGGAACTTTTGGAGCTCTAGGCCATGGAAATAGAGAAAACATCTTGTATCCAAGGGAGGTCGAGTCTCTGTCAGGGTTAAGGACAATCGCTGTTGCATGTGGAGTTTGGCATACTGCTGCTGTTGTTGAGGTTATCGTAACCCAGTCTAGTGCAAGTGTTGCATCTGGGAAATTGTTCACGTGGGGTGATGGTGATAAGAATCGCCTTGGACATGGCGACAAGGAACCCAGACTGAGCCCCACTTGTGTGTCCGGGCTAATAGACTACAATCTTCACAAGATAGGCTGTGGGCATAGTCTGACTGTCGCATTGACCACAACTGGTCTTGTTTTCACAATGGGAAGTACAGTCTACGGCCAGCTCGGAAATCCTCAATCTGACGGAAAAATTCCTTGCTTGGTAGAAGACAATATTAATGGTGAATATGTTGAAGAAATCTCTTGTGGCGCTTATCATGTGGCTGTATTGACATCTAAAAATGAGGTCTTCACGTGGGGTAAAGGAGCTAATGGGAGGTTGGGCCATGGCGATGTGGAAGACAGAAAGACACCAACTGTACTCGAAGCTCTAAAAGATCGGCATGTTAAATTTATTGCCTGTGGTGCGAATTACAGTGCTGCTATATGTCTTCACAAGTGGGTTTCAGGTGCCGAGCAGTCCCAATGTTCGGCTTGTAGGCAGGCTTTTGGGTTTACAAGAAAAAGGCATAATTGCTACAATTGTGGATTAGTACACTGCCATTCTTGCAGTTCAAGAAAAGCTATACGAGCTGTATTGGCGCCTAATCCAAGCAAACCTCACCGTGTATGTGATTCTTGTTTTACAAAACTAAGTAAGTTGGAAGAATCGGGACCGAACAGCTTGAAAAATGGCATTTCCCGAGTTTCTGGTGAGAACAAGGACCGGTTGGACAAGGCTGATCTGTGGTTGACAAAGTCTTCGATGCCATCGTTGAACTTTGATTTGATTAAACAGTTGGATACAAAAGCAGCCAAACAAGGGAAGAAATCTGACACATTCTCTTTAGGTGGCTCTTCTCAAGTATCTTTATCGCAGTTGAGAGATGCTGTCATGTCCACGAACTTTGCTGTGCATCGATCAGTTCAAAAATCAATTCTTTCACCTTCCAATGTTAGTTCTAGGTCTGTGTCCCCTTTCTCGAGAAAGGCAAGCCCCCCACGATCTGCAACACCAGTTCCTACAACATCAGGTCTTTCTTTTTCGAAAAGTATCACCGAGAGCTTAAAGAAGACCAATGAACTTCTGAATCAAGAAGTGCATAGATTGCGGGCGCAG GTGGAGAACCTTAGAAACCGATGTGAAAAGCAAGAATTGGAGATTCAGAATTCAGCTAGGAAGGCTCAGGAAGCGATGATATTAGCTGCCGAGGAGTCTGCCAAATGCAAAGCTGCAAAAGAAGTTATCAAGTCACTTGCTGCTCAG CTAAAAGATATGGCAGAGAGATTGCCACCTGGCACATACGACCCCGAAAGTCTCAAGCTGGTTTACCTACCGAATGGTCTACTCTATCGGGGTGCAAATGGGGAGAGAATTTCTCGATCGGGTTCAATCAACGGTTCTCACTCAGTCTCTTACCCCGGGAATGAATCGAATTTACCAAACAGCATTCTGGGATATCCGGAATTTTCGGGGAACGCCATTGAAACGAATGAAAATCATTGCTCGGCCACTCCTGGACTAGGACTCGCCACCTCCAAGGAGACAACTGACCGCTCAGAAGAATCCGGGCATTACAAGTATGGTGAAAATGGCTTGAAATCTACGAACTCAGAGACTCCTGGTAATGTTAGTCATCAAGTTGAAGCTGAATGGATCGAACAATATGAACCTGGTGTTTATACGACACTTGTAACCCTTCGAGATGGAACTAGAGATCTCAAACGTGTGCGATTCAG CCGGAGGAGATTTGGGGAACACCAAGCGGAACTGTGGTGGTCGGAGAACCGGGAAAAAGTTTACGAGCGATATAACATTCGCGTGTCATCTGATAAGTCATCGGTTTCCGGCCAGGCTGGCCAAAGAAAAGAAGGTTCTTATTCACCTTCTTCCCAGTTTTAG
- the LOC142551658 gene encoding protein PHLOEM UNLOADING MODULATOR-like: protein MRPALLRQLSIGGLGLTAIAYVAIDYLRHLSPPWHERLQPVLWAAFAIAAVMRVVVYKHWSLELRAAIPFILSMIFMLSALLFEAISVRSVTAVLGLEWHNATAPLPDVGQWLLLALNDKLPPMLVDILRARIIGLHHFLMLFIMLAFSVLFNSIEAPGLGLGARYMFTMGIGRLLRAIAFVSTILPSPRPWCASARFKVPPQPHRWAEKYYVPYATDSNAIRHIIQHDFAYAVAGEQHGQDFQPQWGSMNFLADFLRPTVSEASSSWLNLLKKAGGGCNDLLYSGHMLVAVLTAMAWTEAYGGFSSTLIWILVLHSAQREIWERHHYSVDCIVAIYMGIFLWKMTSFFWPTKNTASDRKLNKLAKIQNRLLQAAKDSDMDEVRELLKEVELSSQVSRKPKSKAMWLFSGATIFFTLLIVFLAFTLTSDG, encoded by the exons ATGCGTCCGGCACTACTCCGTCAGCTTAGTATCGGCGGGCTGGGCCTCACCGCAATTGCATATGTGGCCATAGATTACCTACGCCACCTATCGCCGCCCTGGCACGAGCGGCTGCAGCCCGTTCTTTGGGCCGCGTTTGCTATTGCCGCCGTTATGCGCGTCGTGGTTTACAAGCACTGGTCTTTGGAGCTACGCGCCGCCATTCCCTTTATCCTCTCGATGATTTTTATGCTCTCAGCTCTTCTCTTTGAAGCCATTTCTGTTCGATCTGTTACAGCTGTTCTTGGGCTCGAATGGCATAA TGCTACGGCACCTCTTCCTGATGTCGGCCAGTGGTTGCTTCTTGCATTGAATGACAAACTGCCGCCAATGTTGGTTGATATTTTGAGAGCTCGTATCATTGGATTGCACCATTTCTTGATGTTGTTTATAATGCTTGCATTCTCGGTATTATTTAACTCCATCGAAGCGCCTGGTCTAGGCCTAGGTGCAAGATACATGTTCACCATGGGTATTGGGCGGCTTCTTCGGGCGATAGCTTTTGTGTCTACAATATTGCCTTCACCGCGCCCGTGGTGTGCCTCTGCTAGGTTTAAAGTCCCTCCACAACCTCATCGGTGGGCTGAGAAGTATTATGTTCCATATGCTACAGATTCTAATGCTATACGACACATCATTCAACATGATTTCGCTTATG CTGTTGCAGGAGAGCAGCATGGCCAGGATTTCCAACCTCAGTGGGGGTCGATGAACTTTCTTGCTGATTTTCTACGCCCTACAGTTTCTGAGGCATCTTCGTCATGGCTCAATCTTTTGAAAAAAGCTGGAGGTGGATGCAACGACCTACTATACAGTGGCCATATGCTTGTTGCAGTCTTGACAGCTATGGCCTGGACA GAAGCTTATGGGGGGTTCAGCTCAACACTTATCTGGATCCTCGTGTTACATAGCGCCCAACGAGAAATCTGGGAGCGCCACCATTACAGTGTGGATTGTATTGTAGCCATCTACATGGGCATATTTTTGTGGAAAATGACCAGTTTTTTCTGGCCGACGAAGAACACTGCTAGTGATAGGAAGCTAAACAAACTCGCGAAAATACAGAACAGATTGCTACAAGCGGCCAAAGACTCGGATATGGATGAAGTGAGGGAACTTCTTAAAGAGGTAGAGTTGAGCAGCCAAGTTAGCCGGAAACCGAAAAGCAAGGCTATGTGGCTGTTTTCGGGTGCAACCATTTTCTTCACGCTTCTAATAGTATTTCTTGCCTTCACATTGACAAGTGATGGCTGA
- the LOC142551661 gene encoding G-box-binding factor 4-like → MASSKLMASRKSDLKRKLSACSSTSVAIDLLRSDSTSNAHDNLISLDEFFRNAYGERNPSSDQDRRRSVGEAESFTGTLLNAEITLLDAAGAVSRSSDGEEEQRKLVRKTAEEVWREIVDGKKNGQQPKKEMMTLEDFLVKAAAKEEEEEADTVAVKEEKLSGGIFSYKNSGVVGIGIGVGLDVGGLGSGRGRRSLSLLEPLEKAAQQKQRRMIKNRESAARSRERKQAYQVELELMEMKLEEENERLIIEKEKLTKKRLKQLMENVIPTVERQKPPRVLRRFPSMLW, encoded by the exons ATGGCGTCGTCGAAGCTTATGGCTTCTCGGAAATCTGATCTTAAGCGGAAGCTGTCCGCGTGCTCCTCTACTTCTGTTGCTATAGATCTACTTAGAAGTGACAGCACCAGCAATGCTcatgataatttaatttcattGGATGAGTTTTTTAGAAATGCATATGGGGAAAGGAATCCGAGCTCTGATCAAGACCGTCGCCGTTCTGTTGGTGAGGCAGAGAGTTTTACTGGTACTTTGTTGAATGCAGAGATCACTCTTTTGGATGCTGCTGGAGCTGTGTCTCGAAGTAGCGATGGAGAAGAGGAACAGCGGAAGTTGGTGAGGAAAACAGCTGAGGAAGTTTGGAGAGAGATCGTGGATGGGAAAAAGAATGGGCAGCAGCCGAAGAAGGAGATGATGACTTTGGAGGATTTTTTGGTGAAAGCTGCGGCaaaggaggaggaggaggaggcggATACGGTGGCCGTTAAGGAGGAGAAGTTGAGCGGGGGAATTTTTTCTTACAAGAATTCTGGAGTTGTGGGAATAGGTATTGGGGTAGGATTGGATGTTGGGGGGTTGGGAAGCGGAAGAGGGAGACGGAGCCTGAGTTTGTTGGAGCCCTTGGAAAAGGCGGCACAGCAAAAGCAAAGAAGGATGATTAAGAATAGGGAGAGTGCCGCCAGATCAAGAGAGCGGAAGCAG GCGTATCAAGTTGAATTGGAGTTAATGGAAATGAAGCTAGAGGAAGAAAATGAGCGGCTAATTATAGAAAAG GAAAAGCTGACAAAGAAGCGGCTCAAGCAG CTTATGGAGAATGTGATCCCTACAGTAGAGAGGCAAAAACCACCGCGTGTTTTGCGGAGATTTCCCTCCATGCTGTGGTAA
- the LOC142551663 gene encoding PH, RCC1 and FYVE domains-containing protein 1-like isoform X2, with product MEDLADRDIERAVFQRNLHIDKENLAFSIIYNDGKQSLDLICKDKVDAEIWTESLETLISSQQAGRSKIDGWGDEGLYFDENRDLTLNCPTTSSLTSYHPDNSFRSDRSYVAFDETNMQVKGSGSDVLRVSISSIPSTSSHGSAPDDCDASGDVYIWGEVLCDNVVKVGPEKNATAISTRADVLLPKPLECCIVLDVHHIACGVRHAALVTRQGEVFSWGEESGGRLGHGVGKNVSQPRLIESLSFCNVDLVACGEFHSCAVTMSGELYTWGDGTHNAGLLGLGTYICHWIPKRISGPLEGLRVAKVTCGTWHTALITSTGQLFTFGDGTFGALGHGNRENILYPREVESLSGLRTIAVACGVWHTAAVVEVIVTQSSASVASGKLFTWGDGDKNRLGHGDKEPRLSPTCVSGLIDYNLHKIGCGHSLTVALTTTGLVFTMGSTVYGQLGNPQSDGKIPCLVEDNINGEYVEEISCGAYHVAVLTSKNEVFTWGKGANGRLGHGDVEDRKTPTVLEALKDRHVKFIACGANYSAAICLHKWVSGAEQSQCSACRQAFGFTRKRHNCYNCGLVHCHSCSSRKAIRAVLAPNPSKPHRVCDSCFTKLSKLEESGPNSLKNGISRVSGENKDRLDKADLWLTKSSMPSLNFDLIKQLDTKAAKQGKKSDTFSLGGSSQVSLSQLRDAVMSTNFAVHRSVQKSILSPSNVSSRSVSPFSRKASPPRSATPVPTTSGLSFSKSITESLKKTNELLNQEVHRLRAQVENLRNRCEKQELEIQNSARKAQEAMILAAEESAKCKAAKEVIKSLAAQLKDMAERLPPGTYDPESLKLVYLPNGLLYRGANGERISRSGSINGSHSVSYPGNESNLPNSILGYPEFSGNAIETNENHCSATPGLGLATSKETTDRSEESGHYKYGENGLKSTNSETPGNVSHQVEAEWIEQYEPGVYTTLVTLRDGTRDLKRVRFSRRRFGEHQAELWWSENREKVYERYNIRVSSDKSSVSGQAGQRKEGSYSPSSQF from the exons ATGGAAGATCTTGCCGACCGTGACATCGAGCGG GCTGTGTTCCAACGAAATTTGCACATCGACAAGGAAAATTTGGCCTTCTCCATCATATATAACGACGGAAAACAGTCCCTTGACCTG ATCTGCAAGGACAAAGTTGATGCAGAAATCTGGACAGAAAGTCTTGAGACATTGATTTCATCTCAACAAGCTGGGCGTTCAAAAATTGATGGATGGGGTGATGAAGGTCTCTATTTTGAT GAAAACAGAGACTTGACATTAAATTGTCCGACTACTAGTTCTCTGACAAGCTATCATCCAGATAATTCATTTCGTTCAGATAGGTCATACGTAGCATTTGATGAAACAAATATGCAAGTGAAAGGATCTGGTTCAGATGTTTTGCGGGTTAGCATATCTAGTATCCCCAGCACTTCCAGTCATGGTTCGGCACCTGATGattgtgatgcttcaggtgatGTATATATATGGGGTGAGGTTTTATGTGATAATGTCGTCAAGGTTGGGCCAGAGAAGAATGCTACCGCCATTAGCACAAGGGCCGATGTTCTTCTCCCGAAACCATTGGAATGTTGCATTGTTCTTGATGTTCATCATATAGCTTGTGGGGTCAGGCACGCTGCTCTGGTCACGAGGCAAGGTGAAGTCTTCAGTTGGGGTGAAGAATCTGGAGGACGGCTTGGTCATGGAGTTGGGAAAAATGTATCTCAACCTCGTCTGATTGAATCCTTATCCTTCTGCAATGTTGACTTAGTTGCATGTGGAGAGTTTCACTCGTGTGCTGTTACAATGTCAGGTGAACTTTACACATGGGGTGATGGTACACACAATGCCGGGCTCTTGGGTCTTGGCACATATATCTGTCACTGGATACCGAAAAGAATTTCAGGCCCGCTGGAGGGACTTCGAGTTGCGAAGGTTACTTGTGGTACATGGCATACAGCGTTGATCACATCTACCGGACAGCTGTTTACATTTGGGGATGGAACTTTTGGAGCTCTAGGCCATGGAAATAGAGAAAACATCTTGTATCCAAGGGAGGTCGAGTCTCTGTCAGGGTTAAGGACAATCGCTGTTGCATGTGGAGTTTGGCATACTGCTGCTGTTGTTGAGGTTATCGTAACCCAGTCTAGTGCAAGTGTTGCATCTGGGAAATTGTTCACGTGGGGTGATGGTGATAAGAATCGCCTTGGACATGGCGACAAGGAACCCAGACTGAGCCCCACTTGTGTGTCCGGGCTAATAGACTACAATCTTCACAAGATAGGCTGTGGGCATAGTCTGACTGTCGCATTGACCACAACTGGTCTTGTTTTCACAATGGGAAGTACAGTCTACGGCCAGCTCGGAAATCCTCAATCTGACGGAAAAATTCCTTGCTTGGTAGAAGACAATATTAATGGTGAATATGTTGAAGAAATCTCTTGTGGCGCTTATCATGTGGCTGTATTGACATCTAAAAATGAGGTCTTCACGTGGGGTAAAGGAGCTAATGGGAGGTTGGGCCATGGCGATGTGGAAGACAGAAAGACACCAACTGTACTCGAAGCTCTAAAAGATCGGCATGTTAAATTTATTGCCTGTGGTGCGAATTACAGTGCTGCTATATGTCTTCACAAGTGGGTTTCAGGTGCCGAGCAGTCCCAATGTTCGGCTTGTAGGCAGGCTTTTGGGTTTACAAGAAAAAGGCATAATTGCTACAATTGTGGATTAGTACACTGCCATTCTTGCAGTTCAAGAAAAGCTATACGAGCTGTATTGGCGCCTAATCCAAGCAAACCTCACCGTGTATGTGATTCTTGTTTTACAAAACTAAGTAAGTTGGAAGAATCGGGACCGAACAGCTTGAAAAATGGCATTTCCCGAGTTTCTGGTGAGAACAAGGACCGGTTGGACAAGGCTGATCTGTGGTTGACAAAGTCTTCGATGCCATCGTTGAACTTTGATTTGATTAAACAGTTGGATACAAAAGCAGCCAAACAAGGGAAGAAATCTGACACATTCTCTTTAGGTGGCTCTTCTCAAGTATCTTTATCGCAGTTGAGAGATGCTGTCATGTCCACGAACTTTGCTGTGCATCGATCAGTTCAAAAATCAATTCTTTCACCTTCCAATGTTAGTTCTAGGTCTGTGTCCCCTTTCTCGAGAAAGGCAAGCCCCCCACGATCTGCAACACCAGTTCCTACAACATCAGGTCTTTCTTTTTCGAAAAGTATCACCGAGAGCTTAAAGAAGACCAATGAACTTCTGAATCAAGAAGTGCATAGATTGCGGGCGCAG GTGGAGAACCTTAGAAACCGATGTGAAAAGCAAGAATTGGAGATTCAGAATTCAGCTAGGAAGGCTCAGGAAGCGATGATATTAGCTGCCGAGGAGTCTGCCAAATGCAAAGCTGCAAAAGAAGTTATCAAGTCACTTGCTGCTCAG CTAAAAGATATGGCAGAGAGATTGCCACCTGGCACATACGACCCCGAAAGTCTCAAGCTGGTTTACCTACCGAATGGTCTACTCTATCGGGGTGCAAATGGGGAGAGAATTTCTCGATCGGGTTCAATCAACGGTTCTCACTCAGTCTCTTACCCCGGGAATGAATCGAATTTACCAAACAGCATTCTGGGATATCCGGAATTTTCGGGGAACGCCATTGAAACGAATGAAAATCATTGCTCGGCCACTCCTGGACTAGGACTCGCCACCTCCAAGGAGACAACTGACCGCTCAGAAGAATCCGGGCATTACAAGTATGGTGAAAATGGCTTGAAATCTACGAACTCAGAGACTCCTGGTAATGTTAGTCATCAAGTTGAAGCTGAATGGATCGAACAATATGAACCTGGTGTTTATACGACACTTGTAACCCTTCGAGATGGAACTAGAGATCTCAAACGTGTGCGATTCAG CCGGAGGAGATTTGGGGAACACCAAGCGGAACTGTGGTGGTCGGAGAACCGGGAAAAAGTTTACGAGCGATATAACATTCGCGTGTCATCTGATAAGTCATCGGTTTCCGGCCAGGCTGGCCAAAGAAAAGAAGGTTCTTATTCACCTTCTTCCCAGTTTTAG